The following proteins are co-located in the Candidatus Dormiibacterota bacterium genome:
- a CDS encoding ABC transporter ATP-binding protein — protein sequence MPPSDLPGAEAGRPRLIDPHPPGGAAVRIRGLEHEYGRGGRRLQVLRGVDLDIEAGDHIALTGPSGAGKSTLLSLVGGLERPQRGELRVDGQELSRLRGDALSGYRRRTVGFVFQHFGLVQVLTARENLELALSLSGVPRAMRTARAEALLGQVGLGDRADHRPAQLSGGEQQRVAIARALAHRPRLLLADEPTGNLDEDASALVLDLIDRLRAESGCTLVVVTHNPAVAARAPRRARLAAGRVRA from the coding sequence TTGCCGCCGTCCGACCTGCCCGGCGCCGAAGCCGGCCGGCCCCGGTTGATCGACCCGCATCCGCCCGGCGGCGCCGCCGTCCGGATCCGTGGCCTCGAGCACGAGTACGGGCGCGGCGGCCGCCGCCTCCAGGTGCTCCGCGGCGTCGACCTCGACATCGAGGCCGGCGATCACATCGCCCTCACCGGCCCGTCGGGGGCGGGGAAGAGCACCCTGCTCTCCCTGGTCGGTGGCCTCGAGCGGCCGCAGCGCGGGGAGCTGCGAGTGGACGGCCAGGAGCTCTCCCGGCTGCGCGGCGACGCGCTGAGCGGCTACCGCCGGCGCACCGTCGGCTTCGTGTTCCAGCACTTCGGGCTGGTCCAGGTGCTCACCGCACGCGAGAACCTCGAGCTCGCCCTCTCCCTGTCCGGGGTGCCGCGGGCGATGCGCACCGCCCGCGCCGAGGCGCTGCTCGGCCAGGTCGGCCTCGGCGACCGCGCCGACCACCGTCCCGCCCAGCTCAGCGGCGGCGAGCAGCAGCGGGTGGCGATCGCCCGGGCGCTCGCCCACCGGCCCCGGCTGCTGCTCGCCGACGAGCCCACCGGCAACCTCGACGAGGACGCCTCGGCCCTGGTGCTCGACCTGATCGACCGGCTGCGGGCGGAGAGCGGCTGCACCCTGGTGGTGGTCACCCACAACCCGGCGGTGGCCGCCCGCGCCCCCCGGAGGGCGCGCCTCGCCGCCGGGAGGGTGCGGGCGTGA
- a CDS encoding ABC transporter permease, translating into MSHRDALMLAVRSLLRRPLRSALTVAAVTLGTGLLVALTAIAGTADSRIINELGRGGPASAIKVVAAEPDPSAPDTDQLRTGRPRDLDEAAVRAIRRAPDVASVEGVLQTPVEVIALPPLHGLRTGAGGSQRPTPFEDNLVGADLSRPRDLPVTVLAGRLPATHSLTEVAVTLGYLDRLTLSVDHPEEALGTEIEFGAPQVETGSTVRLRGRWFRARVVGVVAQQVGDGDFLVPLDQTRLARTWELGGGQDPDGNRLPTSPYSGLIVVASNLDQVHTVRASITVLGYATSAPEHLVASVLKYLHVVDIVLGGIGTIALVIAVLGIANALFAAVRERQREIGVLKAIGARDRDVLRWFELEALLVGAAGGVLGGALGLGVAAVVGGVVNGYLVAQGLDGIDLGSIPWGLGLFGVAGSMVLAVLAGALPALRAARLPARDAVGSL; encoded by the coding sequence GTGAGCCACCGCGACGCGCTGATGCTGGCGGTGCGCAGCCTGCTGCGGCGGCCGCTGCGCAGCGCCCTGACCGTCGCCGCGGTGACCCTGGGGACCGGCCTCCTGGTGGCGCTCACCGCCATCGCCGGCACCGCCGACAGCCGGATCATCAACGAGCTCGGCAGGGGCGGCCCCGCCTCCGCGATCAAGGTGGTCGCCGCCGAGCCCGACCCCTCGGCGCCGGACACCGATCAGCTGCGCACCGGGCGGCCCCGCGACCTCGACGAGGCGGCGGTGCGCGCGATCCGCCGGGCCCCCGACGTCGCCTCGGTGGAGGGGGTGCTCCAGACCCCGGTCGAGGTCATCGCGCTGCCCCCGCTCCACGGCCTGCGCACCGGCGCCGGCGGCAGCCAGCGGCCCACCCCCTTCGAGGACAACCTGGTCGGCGCCGACCTCAGCCGGCCTCGCGACCTGCCGGTCACCGTGCTCGCCGGCCGGCTGCCCGCCACCCACTCGCTCACCGAGGTGGCGGTGACCCTCGGCTACCTCGACCGCCTGACCCTGAGCGTCGACCACCCCGAGGAGGCGCTCGGCACCGAGATCGAGTTCGGCGCCCCGCAGGTCGAGACCGGCAGCACGGTGCGCCTCCGCGGCCGCTGGTTCCGGGCGCGGGTGGTCGGGGTGGTCGCCCAGCAGGTCGGCGACGGCGACTTCCTCGTCCCCCTCGACCAGACCCGGCTGGCGCGCACCTGGGAGCTCGGCGGCGGCCAGGACCCCGACGGCAACCGGCTGCCCACCTCCCCGTACAGCGGGCTGATCGTGGTCGCTTCCAACCTCGACCAGGTGCACACCGTCCGCGCCTCGATCACCGTGCTCGGCTACGCCACCAGCGCTCCGGAGCACCTGGTCGCCTCGGTGCTCAAGTACCTCCACGTCGTCGACATCGTGCTCGGCGGCATCGGCACCATCGCCCTGGTGATCGCGGTGCTGGGGATCGCCAACGCGCTCTTCGCGGCGGTGCGCGAGCGCCAGCGCGAGATCGGCGTGCTGAAGGCGATCGGCGCCCGCGACCGCGACGTGCTGCGCTGGTTCGAGCTCGAGGCGCTGCTGGTGGGCGCCGCGGGCGGGGTGCTGGGGGGCGCCCTGGGCCTCGGCGTCGCCGCGGTCGTCGGCGGGGTGGTCAACGGCTACCTGGTCGCCCAGGGGCTCGACGGCATCGACCTCGGCAGCATCCCCTGGGGCCTCGGCCTGTTCGGGGTGGCGGGGAGCATGGTGCTCGCGGTGCTGGCGGGGGCGCTGCCCGCGCTCCGCGCCGCGCGGCTGCCCGCCCGCGACGCGGTGGGCTCGCTGTGA
- a CDS encoding SGNH/GDSL hydrolase family protein, whose amino-acid sequence MSRRAIAALLGAVSLLLAGCSPGPTVRTAGVALPGAGDGPTLVDVAVGASETVGAGTQDRLRSAWPQLLYLTALQRGAVFYNFGIPGATVAQALAAELPPALAARPDLVTVWLNVNDLLAAVPVAQYESRLTRLVHALRRSGATRVLVANTPWLDRLPAYLACLPDAPVTAAPCGLTGMSAPPPAALDALVDEYNAAIARVVVREGAELVDLHAFGEVPELHPEYVSEDGFHPSESGHAAIAAAFAAVLRRSRGT is encoded by the coding sequence GTGAGCCGCCGCGCGATCGCGGCGCTGCTCGGAGCGGTGTCGCTGCTGCTCGCCGGCTGCAGCCCCGGGCCGACCGTGCGCACCGCCGGTGTCGCCCTCCCCGGCGCGGGCGACGGCCCCACCCTCGTCGACGTCGCCGTCGGCGCCAGCGAGACCGTCGGCGCGGGCACCCAGGACCGGCTGCGCTCGGCCTGGCCGCAGCTGCTCTACCTCACCGCGCTGCAGCGGGGCGCGGTCTTCTACAACTTCGGCATCCCCGGCGCCACCGTGGCCCAGGCGCTGGCCGCCGAGCTGCCCCCGGCGCTGGCCGCCCGCCCCGACCTGGTCACCGTCTGGCTGAACGTCAACGACCTGCTCGCCGCGGTGCCGGTGGCGCAGTACGAGAGCCGGCTGACCCGGCTGGTCCACGCCCTGCGGCGGAGCGGCGCCACCCGGGTGCTGGTCGCCAACACCCCGTGGCTCGACAGGCTCCCCGCCTACCTCGCCTGCCTGCCCGACGCACCGGTCACCGCCGCCCCCTGCGGCCTGACCGGGATGTCGGCGCCGCCGCCGGCGGCGCTGGACGCGCTGGTGGACGAGTACAACGCGGCCATCGCCCGGGTGGTGGTGCGCGAGGGCGCGGAGCTGGTCGACCTGCACGCCTTCGGGGAGGTGCCGGAGCTGCATCCGGAGTACGTCAGCGAGGACGGCTTCCACCCCAGCGAGAGCGGCCACGCCGCCATCGCCGCCGCGTTCGCCGCGGTGCTCCGCCGCTCCCGCGGCACCTGA
- a CDS encoding LysR family transcriptional regulator yields the protein MNITLTQLRAFCAVAETRNFRTAAERLHLSQSGVSVQVAGLERGLRLALLDRRPPGWRLTRAGEVVLERARAIVEQGALLEREAAAIRSGVRGQFRLGATLSIADHSLSLMLSDYLRDHPEVRVSVRVQNTREIEHAVLAGELDVALVEGSLSTGGHLVETPYQRDQMVVVCAHDHPFAERCHITREELLEAPLIAREPGSGSRALVEERLGVSLAELNLRIELSSVRAIVTAVAAGMGVALLSSTSVAEAVAEGEVAAVDVDGVDLSRFFRMVHVEGGPRNDAARAFATHVRAIAAVGAPRAAAG from the coding sequence CTGAACATCACGCTCACCCAGCTCCGCGCCTTCTGCGCGGTCGCCGAGACCCGCAATTTCCGGACCGCGGCGGAGCGGCTGCACCTGAGCCAGTCGGGTGTGTCGGTGCAGGTCGCGGGCCTGGAACGCGGGCTGCGGCTGGCGCTGCTCGACCGCCGTCCCCCGGGCTGGCGGCTCACCCGGGCCGGCGAGGTCGTCCTCGAGCGCGCCCGCGCCATCGTCGAGCAGGGTGCGCTGCTGGAGCGCGAGGCGGCGGCGATCCGCTCCGGCGTCCGCGGCCAGTTCCGCCTCGGCGCAACCCTGAGCATCGCCGACCACTCGCTCTCGCTGATGCTCTCCGACTACCTCCGCGACCACCCCGAGGTGCGGGTCTCGGTGCGGGTGCAGAACACCCGGGAGATCGAGCACGCCGTGCTCGCCGGCGAGCTCGACGTCGCCCTGGTCGAGGGCTCGCTCAGCACCGGCGGACACCTCGTCGAGACCCCCTACCAGCGCGACCAGATGGTGGTGGTCTGCGCCCACGACCACCCCTTCGCCGAGCGCTGCCACATCACCCGGGAGGAGCTGCTGGAGGCGCCGCTGATCGCCCGCGAGCCGGGCTCGGGAAGCCGCGCGCTGGTGGAGGAACGGCTCGGGGTGTCGCTCGCCGAGCTCAACCTGCGCATCGAGCTCTCGAGCGTTCGCGCGATCGTCACCGCGGTGGCGGCGGGGATGGGGGTGGCGCTGCTCTCCAGCACCAGCGTCGCCGAGGCGGTCGCCGAGGGCGAGGTCGCGGCGGTGGACGTCGACGGCGTCGACCTCTCCCGCTTCTTCCGGATGGTGCACGTCGAGGGAGGTCCCCGCAACGACGCGGCGCGCGCCTTCGCGACCCACGTCCGCGCCATCGCCGCGGTGGGCGCGCCGCGCGCCGCGGCGGGGTGA
- a CDS encoding ATP-binding protein, which yields MIDVRPHTRPAAVSSPAVAGTGSHLTWALVWWRWLACAVAAAVWSVRGSGHDGARGVALVGTAVLATAVVTVAGRHGWEAVRRHPSLLVPDLLLAALLIALGGVDSFLLYALAPVLAGAILLPRGLGLAVSPAALLVACTALTLAGLRPPGGPEPGALTWAVAAGAVLACLVLAEAVRAADRAAEDAACEAALRSALEHRNAELLQRNRELQAFEEIASTMQTTMDVTEVQERVVVGVTELLGYPRAVLGLCDPTETRMTGWLAATGGRRTPGVGHLFDLDLGARDGVLTHALEQRAPSMVGTEDAESDADRRLMALFGPEPRSIVVVPVRCRGHLVGGLLVQAPTDGAALDAETSAILERLATQAGLALSNVRLCVERTQKLTQEQERMRIASDMHDGIAQALFGIVYQLDGCARQAGSESPMRRLLEELGQVAQDALEEVRHAIFDIWPAHLTETELLTELGSSVQSLAPGLTLRTAVPAGFGSLDIEVRKVIFRIAQEAVTNAAKHAEARHVRVQVGITVEEASVEITDDGVGVPEIDGRLPDRGFGLRSMAERARAAGGTLTVERRPEGGTRVLARLPRLSCRVD from the coding sequence GTGATTGACGTCCGCCCACACACCCGGCCGGCGGCGGTGTCGTCCCCGGCGGTCGCCGGGACGGGCTCGCACCTGACCTGGGCGCTGGTCTGGTGGCGCTGGCTGGCGTGCGCGGTGGCCGCGGCGGTCTGGAGCGTCCGCGGCTCCGGGCACGACGGCGCCCGCGGGGTGGCGCTGGTCGGCACCGCGGTGCTCGCCACCGCGGTCGTCACCGTCGCCGGCCGGCACGGCTGGGAGGCGGTCCGCCGGCACCCGTCGCTGCTGGTGCCCGACCTCCTCCTCGCCGCGCTGCTGATCGCCCTCGGCGGGGTCGACAGCTTCCTCCTCTACGCGCTCGCGCCGGTGCTCGCCGGCGCCATCCTGCTGCCCCGTGGCCTCGGCCTCGCCGTCAGCCCGGCGGCGCTTCTGGTCGCCTGCACCGCCCTGACCCTGGCCGGGCTGCGACCCCCCGGGGGCCCGGAGCCGGGAGCCCTCACCTGGGCGGTCGCCGCCGGCGCGGTGCTCGCCTGCCTGGTGCTCGCCGAGGCGGTCCGCGCCGCCGACCGCGCCGCCGAGGACGCCGCCTGCGAGGCGGCGCTGCGCTCGGCGCTGGAGCACAGGAACGCCGAGCTGCTGCAGCGCAACCGCGAGCTGCAGGCCTTCGAGGAGATCGCCTCGACGATGCAGACGACCATGGACGTCACCGAGGTGCAGGAGCGGGTGGTGGTGGGGGTCACCGAGCTGCTCGGCTACCCCCGTGCGGTGCTCGGGCTGTGCGACCCCACCGAGACCCGGATGACCGGCTGGCTCGCCGCCACCGGCGGCCGCCGCACCCCCGGCGTCGGACACCTCTTCGACCTCGACCTCGGCGCCCGGGACGGGGTGCTGACCCACGCCCTCGAGCAGCGCGCCCCGAGCATGGTGGGCACCGAGGACGCCGAGTCCGACGCCGACCGCAGGCTGATGGCGCTCTTCGGGCCGGAGCCGCGGTCGATCGTGGTGGTCCCGGTGCGCTGCCGCGGGCACCTGGTCGGCGGCCTGCTGGTGCAGGCGCCCACCGACGGCGCCGCCCTCGACGCCGAGACCTCCGCGATCCTCGAGCGGCTCGCCACCCAGGCCGGGCTCGCCCTCTCCAACGTGCGCCTGTGCGTGGAGCGGACCCAGAAGCTCACCCAGGAGCAGGAGCGGATGCGGATCGCGTCCGACATGCACGACGGGATCGCCCAGGCGCTCTTCGGCATCGTCTACCAGCTCGACGGCTGCGCCCGGCAGGCGGGCTCGGAGTCGCCGATGCGCCGCCTGCTCGAGGAGCTGGGGCAGGTCGCCCAGGACGCCCTCGAGGAGGTGCGTCACGCCATCTTCGACATCTGGCCGGCGCACCTCACCGAGACCGAGCTGCTCACCGAGCTGGGCAGCTCGGTGCAGTCGCTGGCGCCCGGGCTGACCCTGCGCACCGCGGTGCCGGCCGGCTTCGGCAGCCTCGACATCGAGGTCCGCAAGGTGATCTTCCGCATCGCCCAGGAGGCGGTCACGAACGCCGCCAAGCACGCCGAGGCCCGCCACGTTCGGGTGCAGGTGGGCATCACCGTGGAGGAGGCGAGCGTGGAGATCACCGACGACGGCGTCGGCGTCCCGGAGATCGACGGCCGCCTGCCGGATCGGGGCTTCGGCCTGCGCAGCATGGCGGAGCGGGCGCGCGCCGCCGGCGGCACCCTGACCGTGGAGCGGCGGCCCGAGGGCGGCACCCGCGTGCTCGCCCGGCTGCCGCGGCTGAGCTGCCGTGTCGATTGA